The following coding sequences lie in one Oncorhynchus kisutch isolate 150728-3 linkage group LG27, Okis_V2, whole genome shotgun sequence genomic window:
- the cop1 gene encoding E3 ubiquitin-protein ligase COP1 isoform X1, with the protein MSSNRQQQTGGGTGPGTSSSSTGGTTNANGATSVGGNVSTNVNNSSNVVPSRTLATTGDGLLVPAAAVQSPINLATLSRPSSSSSGTSRKRPLHQAPLYNGLLNSYEDKSNDFVCPICFEMIEEAHMTKCGHSFCYKCIRQSLEDSNRCPKCNYIIDNVDQLYPNFLVNELILKQKQRSDEKRLKMDHPNGSRWQVFQDVLGTDQENLDLANVNLMLELLVQKKKQLEAESQAAQRQILMEFLKEARRNKREQLEQLQKELNFLEEDIKRVEEMSGLYSPMSDMDRNLDSTVPNFEAPSPAPSSLMDSTEYPSQPPGFGGTSQGKRQTWYNSTLASRRKRLTAHFEDLEQCYFSNRMTRLTDDSRNLSQLDDFMECLSKFTRYNSVRPLATLSYASDLYNGSSIVSSIEFDRDCDYFAIAGVTKKIKVFEYGTVIQDAVDIHYPVNEMTCNSKISCISWSSYHKNLLASSDYEGTVILWDGFTGQRSKVYQEHEKRCWSVDFNLMDPKLLASGSDDAKVKLWSTNLDNSVASIEAKANVCCVKFSPTSRYHLAFGCADHCVHYYDLRNTKQPIMVFKGHRKAVSYAKFVNGEEIVSASTDSQLKLWNVNKPHCLRSFKGHINEKNFVGLASNGDYVACGSENNSLYLYYKGLSKTLLTFKFDTVKSVLDKDKKEDDTNEFVSAVCWRAMPDGESNVLIAANSQGTIKVLELV; encoded by the exons ATGTCAAGCAACCGTCAACAGCAAACTGGCGGTGGAACGGGGCCTGGGACAAGTAGCAGCAGTACCGGTGGCACTACCAATGCTAACGGTGCTACCAGCGTAGGCGGTAACGTCAGTACGAATGTGAACAATTCTTCAAATGTTGTGCCCTCACGGACTCTGGCTACAACTGGCGATGGGTTGCTCGTACCTGCAGCGGCTGTCCAGTCTCCAATAAACTTAGCCACACTTAGTAGACCCAGTTCATCCTCTTCTGGCACCAGCAGAAAACGTCCTCTCCACCAAGCACCTCTCTACAACGGTCTCTTGAATTCCTACGAAGATAAAAGCAACGATTTTGTATG CCCGATCTGTTTTGAAATGATTGAGGAGGCACACATGACAAAATGTGGACACAGTTTCTG CTACAAGTGCATTCGCCAGAGTTTGGAGGACAGCAATAGGTGCCCAAAATGTAACTACATCATTGACAACGTGGATCAGCTCTATCCAAACTTTCTTG TCAATGAACTTATTCTCAAACAAAAACAGAGATCAGATGAAAAACGGCTGAAGATGGACCATCCT AATGGGTCAAGATGGCAAGTGTTTCAAGACGTCCTGGGCACAGACCAAGAAAACCTAGATCTTGCTAATGTCAACTTGATGCTGGAACTCCTTGTACAGAAAAAGAAACAGCTGGAAGCG GAATCACAAGCTGCTCAACGTCAGATCTTAATGGAATTCCTCAAAGAAGCAAGAAGAAATAAAAGAGAG CAACTGGAGCAGTTGCAGAAGGAGCTAAACTTTTTGGAGGAGGATATCAAGCGTGTTGAG GAAATGAGTGGACTGTACTCACCAATGAGTGACATGGATCGTAATTTGGACAGCACTGTGCCCAATTTCGAGGCTCCCTCACCTGCACCTAG TAGTCTTATGGATTCGACAGAGTATCCGAGTCAACCACCAGGTTTTGGTGGAACTTCCCAG GGTAAGAGGCAAACGTGGTACAACAGTACTCTGGCTTCACGTAGAAAGAGGCTCACAGCGCACTTTGAAGATCTGGAGCAATGCTACTTCTCTAACCGGATGACCCGATTAACAG ATGACAGCAGGAACCTAAGTCAACTGGATGATTTCATGGAGTGTCTCTCAAAGTTCACACGGTACAACTCTGTGCGACCGTTGGCAACCCTGTCTTATGCCAGTGATCTCTACAACGGCTCCAGTATTGTCTCTAG cattgaattTGATCGTGACTGTGATTACTTTGCCATCGCTGGCGTCACCAAGAAAATCAAGGTGTTTGAGTATGGAACAGTGATCCAGGATGCTGTGGACATTCATTACCCTGTCAATGAAATGACGTGCAACTCCAAAATCAG CTGTATCAGCTGGAGCAGCTACCACAAGAATCTGTTGGCTAGCAGCGACTACGAGGGAACAGTCATCCTGTGGGATGGTTTCACTGGCCAAAGGTCAAAGGTCTATCAG GAGCATGAGAAAAGATGTTGGAGTGTCGATTTCAACCTCATGGATCCCAAGCTTCTAGCCTCTGGTTCTGATGATGCGAAAG TGAAGTTATGGTCTACCAACCTTGACAATTCAGTCGCCAGCATCGAGGCCAAAGCAAATGTGTGCTGTGTAAAGTTCAGTCCGACATCGAGGTATCACCTTGCTTTTGGATGTGCGG ACCACTGTGTCCACTACTACGACCTCCGCAACACTAAACAGCCCATCATGGTGTTCAAAGGCCACAGGAAAGCTGTGTCCTATGCTAAGTTTGTCAACGGAGAGGAAATTGTTTCTGC CTCAACAGACAGCCAGCTAAAGCTGTGGAATGTAAACAAGCCCCACTGCTTGCGCTCATTCAAGGGCCACATCAATGAGAAGAACTTTGTTGGCCTTGCCTCCAATGGGGACTATGTTGCGTGTG GAAGTGAGAACAACTCACTTTATCTCTACTACAAGGGGCTTTCCAAGACACTGCTGACATTCAAGTTTGACACTGTGAAGAGTGTGTTGGATAAAGACAAGAAGGAGGATGACACCAACGAGTTTGTCAGCGCCGTATGCTGGAGAGCTATGCCTGACGGG GAGTCCAATGTGCTGATTGCTGCAAACAGTCAAGGAACAATCAAG GTACTTGAGCTTGTTTAA
- the cop1 gene encoding E3 ubiquitin-protein ligase COP1 isoform X2 has product MSSNRQQQTGGGTGPGTSSSSTGGTTNANGATSVGGNVSTNVNNSSNVVPSRTLATTGDGLLVPAAAVQSPINLATLSRPSSSSSGTSRKRPLHQAPLYNGLLNSYEDKSNDFVCPICFEMIEEAHMTKCGHSFCYKCIRQSLEDSNRCPKCNYIIDNVDQLYPNFLVNELILKQKQRSDEKRLKMDHPNGSRWQVFQDVLGTDQENLDLANVNLMLELLVQKKKQLEAESQAAQRQILMEFLKEARRNKREQLEQLQKELNFLEEDIKRVEEMSGLYSPMSDMDRNLDSTVPNFEAPSPAPSSLMDSTEYPSQPPGFGGTSQGKRQTWYNSTLASRRKRLTAHFEDLEQCYFSNRMTRLTDDSRNLSQLDDFMECLSKFTRYNSVRPLATLSYASDLYNGSSIVSSIEFDRDCDYFAIAGVTKKIKVFEYGTVIQDAVDIHYPVNEMTCNSKISCISWSSYHKNLLASSDYEGTVILWDGFTGQRSKVYQHEKRCWSVDFNLMDPKLLASGSDDAKVKLWSTNLDNSVASIEAKANVCCVKFSPTSRYHLAFGCADHCVHYYDLRNTKQPIMVFKGHRKAVSYAKFVNGEEIVSASTDSQLKLWNVNKPHCLRSFKGHINEKNFVGLASNGDYVACGSENNSLYLYYKGLSKTLLTFKFDTVKSVLDKDKKEDDTNEFVSAVCWRAMPDGESNVLIAANSQGTIKVLELV; this is encoded by the exons ATGTCAAGCAACCGTCAACAGCAAACTGGCGGTGGAACGGGGCCTGGGACAAGTAGCAGCAGTACCGGTGGCACTACCAATGCTAACGGTGCTACCAGCGTAGGCGGTAACGTCAGTACGAATGTGAACAATTCTTCAAATGTTGTGCCCTCACGGACTCTGGCTACAACTGGCGATGGGTTGCTCGTACCTGCAGCGGCTGTCCAGTCTCCAATAAACTTAGCCACACTTAGTAGACCCAGTTCATCCTCTTCTGGCACCAGCAGAAAACGTCCTCTCCACCAAGCACCTCTCTACAACGGTCTCTTGAATTCCTACGAAGATAAAAGCAACGATTTTGTATG CCCGATCTGTTTTGAAATGATTGAGGAGGCACACATGACAAAATGTGGACACAGTTTCTG CTACAAGTGCATTCGCCAGAGTTTGGAGGACAGCAATAGGTGCCCAAAATGTAACTACATCATTGACAACGTGGATCAGCTCTATCCAAACTTTCTTG TCAATGAACTTATTCTCAAACAAAAACAGAGATCAGATGAAAAACGGCTGAAGATGGACCATCCT AATGGGTCAAGATGGCAAGTGTTTCAAGACGTCCTGGGCACAGACCAAGAAAACCTAGATCTTGCTAATGTCAACTTGATGCTGGAACTCCTTGTACAGAAAAAGAAACAGCTGGAAGCG GAATCACAAGCTGCTCAACGTCAGATCTTAATGGAATTCCTCAAAGAAGCAAGAAGAAATAAAAGAGAG CAACTGGAGCAGTTGCAGAAGGAGCTAAACTTTTTGGAGGAGGATATCAAGCGTGTTGAG GAAATGAGTGGACTGTACTCACCAATGAGTGACATGGATCGTAATTTGGACAGCACTGTGCCCAATTTCGAGGCTCCCTCACCTGCACCTAG TAGTCTTATGGATTCGACAGAGTATCCGAGTCAACCACCAGGTTTTGGTGGAACTTCCCAG GGTAAGAGGCAAACGTGGTACAACAGTACTCTGGCTTCACGTAGAAAGAGGCTCACAGCGCACTTTGAAGATCTGGAGCAATGCTACTTCTCTAACCGGATGACCCGATTAACAG ATGACAGCAGGAACCTAAGTCAACTGGATGATTTCATGGAGTGTCTCTCAAAGTTCACACGGTACAACTCTGTGCGACCGTTGGCAACCCTGTCTTATGCCAGTGATCTCTACAACGGCTCCAGTATTGTCTCTAG cattgaattTGATCGTGACTGTGATTACTTTGCCATCGCTGGCGTCACCAAGAAAATCAAGGTGTTTGAGTATGGAACAGTGATCCAGGATGCTGTGGACATTCATTACCCTGTCAATGAAATGACGTGCAACTCCAAAATCAG CTGTATCAGCTGGAGCAGCTACCACAAGAATCTGTTGGCTAGCAGCGACTACGAGGGAACAGTCATCCTGTGGGATGGTTTCACTGGCCAAAGGTCAAAGGTCTATCAG CATGAGAAAAGATGTTGGAGTGTCGATTTCAACCTCATGGATCCCAAGCTTCTAGCCTCTGGTTCTGATGATGCGAAAG TGAAGTTATGGTCTACCAACCTTGACAATTCAGTCGCCAGCATCGAGGCCAAAGCAAATGTGTGCTGTGTAAAGTTCAGTCCGACATCGAGGTATCACCTTGCTTTTGGATGTGCGG ACCACTGTGTCCACTACTACGACCTCCGCAACACTAAACAGCCCATCATGGTGTTCAAAGGCCACAGGAAAGCTGTGTCCTATGCTAAGTTTGTCAACGGAGAGGAAATTGTTTCTGC CTCAACAGACAGCCAGCTAAAGCTGTGGAATGTAAACAAGCCCCACTGCTTGCGCTCATTCAAGGGCCACATCAATGAGAAGAACTTTGTTGGCCTTGCCTCCAATGGGGACTATGTTGCGTGTG GAAGTGAGAACAACTCACTTTATCTCTACTACAAGGGGCTTTCCAAGACACTGCTGACATTCAAGTTTGACACTGTGAAGAGTGTGTTGGATAAAGACAAGAAGGAGGATGACACCAACGAGTTTGTCAGCGCCGTATGCTGGAGAGCTATGCCTGACGGG GAGTCCAATGTGCTGATTGCTGCAAACAGTCAAGGAACAATCAAG GTACTTGAGCTTGTTTAA